The Tachysurus fulvidraco isolate hzauxx_2018 chromosome 26, HZAU_PFXX_2.0, whole genome shotgun sequence genome segment aaaaatgaataatgataAAATGGAGTACTATTTTCTCTTATCAGATCACTGGAAATTGAGTATAAGCTTTTTAAAGGGATTTCTagagatttattttactattttttttattccattggataaataaataaataaataaataaataaataaataaataaataaataaagtgattaattaattaatgtcttATTTATAACTATAAAGaatgtaagtgtataatgcaatttataataattttttatatcaataattgtattatattattattattattattattattattattattatgtatatcaATTATAAAGGAATAATTACATATGTTagatgacatttttaaatgactaCGAGTTTACTGTAGAATGAGTGGAATAGAAAGAAGCTCATGATGCATTCTTATGCCATGTGATGATGAATGGTCTTCTCCTGACCAAGAAGAACTTTGTTTGAACATGAATGATTTAGATATTAAGGCGTTGGGATGACAAATGATACACAATTAAGTGAGATTGAAGTTCATAGGAATCTGTAGGAATCAGCCGAGTGAAACGTCTTTATTCCACAAGAAATGTCTGATACCAGGCAATTAGAGAATACCACAAAGCTGGACACAAATCCTATATACGCTGTATACCAAAACTGTAATGATATTCAATCACCCTAAAGAGGATAAGTTCCtgtctgagtctggttcctctcttCGTGTCGTCTCAGGCTCACTCTGTCACCACTGGCTTACTCCATAGAGATCAAAGTCTACATCTAGATTACTAGAAAACTTTTCTTGAACAAGGTGTATTGTGAAAAGTGTTTCACATGTGGAATGAACCATCTGACACAGAAATAGTCCAACATAATGAGATGAACAAAGAATCTACAGTCCTGTTGACATGAATAATACAGCAAACAATAGGGTTAGGGAGGACTGAATAATCCAGATTACGTTTAAAGATTAAAGGTCTATGTGGAATGAAGAAATAGGTTCAAAGTTCAATCCTGCAAAGATATACTAGTTTCTTTGGTgcagcacaaacaaacattgcaACAGTGCAATTTAACGTCAacttaaaatgaatacattttacagATGATTTTAAATCTCACAAAGTGTACTTCTGAGTTCACTGGTTTTCTTCAGTCTCCATAAAACACGCTGGTAAGTAAAAAAGCCACTCAGTTAGTATGTTTACATacaaccagtggtgtagtctagttttttgtagtgagtatactgtgatccatccccccccccccccgcctcatacgcacccatcctagagcgacaccccataggcaccatcacactcactaatgcataaaatatgcatctacgtgtaattgagagcattattaaagacggcttatgtgttatcaacattccaatttattacaAGCAACAAAAGatagtcagctgataaaacctgtgctccaggtcccatattcatataacatttaaggctaaatgtaatcagacagttggcagcacccattgactttcacagtaggaaaaaatatagactatgaaagtcagtgggtgctgccaattgtctgattaccaacatttttcaaaatatcattttttgtgttaaacagaagaaagaaacatacagttttggaacaaattgagggtgaggaaataacacaattttcatttttgggtgaactttatacctttaagagctacatttagccttaaatgttatatgaatatgggacctggagcacaggttttatcagctgtcaattttcaatgtacatttaagagtgaacaataaacatttgttcagttttatcaccaacactctttcattacagaatattataaactgaatgaactggtagtttacaaagctttccaaatacatgtgtactcgggctgtgggtgaaatgtcacccggagctgctgtagctttaggcgcaggcttccgaaaacactcagagtgtagtttgggtctgctttggtttcagatcttcttttacattagttatttaatttcaaatttgcgccacaaaacaccaccaagcaactcattttccaccttggtaggtgacgtcagatcaggtcacaggccacggaagccacAATGGTCCAAAGAATGGTtggtgattcgcaatcgcatccacagtctgtgttcgcaacacagacagggtgaatttatgaatgaaaattCTGttacaaaacgatattgttacgtatcttcacgctttttaagtgggtatacggaaatcattggcatttcctagtgggtatacggcgtatacctgcgtatcacgtacaACACTGCATACAACCAAATAACCTGTTTGTAATCCTAATCATAATCCTTATCATAATCCTTGTCATAATCCTAATCATAATCCTTGATCGATTGAGGAAAACACCTCAATCGATCAGATTGAACACGATCACAATGAAATTCAGATTCAATTGTAAGGTAGATCTGAAACAATCCTATAACCagctgaatatatatatatatatatatatatatatatatatatatatatatatatatatatatatatatatatatatatataataaaaaaaacaccaacttTTTTCTTAGCCAGAAATAGTGGAGACACTCATGGAAGGAAACTTTGGAGaggtttatatataataataataatattatatatatatatatatatatatatatatatatatatatatataatttatattaataattattaattaattagaattatatatatataacacttttgtttgtgttatggaaatgttttatttggtcTTACTGTCTCAATGTTTActccaacaaaacaaaaggtgttataatatattattaaattaattttcatttcagatcatataatactgtatacatcagtacataaatgtaaatgtagtaaaatcCAAGGTATTGTTTTTGATTCCTGAACAAgagattttataaaataaaatagattttaactTTTGAACATCTATTCCTGATACTTTGCTCTTTGATCTGGTGTTAAAGTAAACTCTAATCCTCTTCATCCATAAAGCAGTATAACTACAGTACATAGGGCTCCTAGAGCTGCATTCACGTGCTAACAGAAGTGCTGTAAATACGAGTTTTCAAGTCGAAATTTCTAATGGGAAACTCTAATAATCTAAAAGCATGTTCGATCCTATGCACGCTGTACGTTTTAACATCGTTAACATTCCACTAGCAAGCTAGTTAACTCATTCATTTGTGacggtgttaaaaaaaaaacgaataaacCTGGCGTTGTCTATGTTTCATGTGAACACGACATACTCGTAATTTTTACTTGGAATTACGATTACACGTGAAGGCAGCACCAGTTCTGTTGTCATTCCCTTGTCATTCAGGCTGCATTTAATCTTACAAACTAACATAATAAATAGGCACCCTACATAAAAGCAAACTAGAATTTGACCCACTATTTAGTGCTCTTTTGGACGTTTCTACAGTCCCTGAGGTCTTCTGGAGTGTTTCTGTAAGTatgaaaaacactgaacagaaaTAACAAATTAGATTCAATACTTAAGAGCAtagcaacaaaataaaagacaaggTAAACAATGTCAGGTTTTTTTCcaatacaacaataacaacaatttaaaattgtttttgttgttgtttttgttgttgttttcttttcttctcatctaTTTTTGGTTATAGATTGAACTTTTTGTGCTGTGTTTAGAGTTGCATCTTTATTATCTCTGTTAGAGGTGTAGGATGCAGTACTGCAGCACACGAGGAGGTGTTCGTGGCTGGGACTTCCGAGATGTTCTCTTCTCAGGCTATGCTCCAGATGGGGGCATGTTCATGCCCGAGACAATTCCTTCAATCTCCCCTGCCACTCTCCGATCCTGGTGCTCTCTGTCTTACCGGCAGCTTGTGTGTGAAGTATGTTCGCTCttcatctctgagcagctcATCCCAAAACATGATTTAGAAGGTACCTCAAAACCTCCTACTGTTACTCCCCTCCTTATCCCAAACGCATCTCTAAAGCTTCTCTAAAGCCTCTTTGTTTCATTCCAGACCTCATATCCGGTGCTCTGTCCCAGTTCTCTGTGCCAGATACGGTGAAGTTGGTGCAATTAAAgggctctctgtctgtcttggaACTGTTCCATGGAAAGACGCTGGCTTTTAAAGATCTGGCCATGACCTGCACCACACGCTTTCTGGAGTACTTTCTGCGTAAGGACCACAGACGTGCCATCATCCTCGTTGGTAAGCAAAATCTAAaattctctctgtctgcctgtctgtctgtctgtctgtctgtctgtctgtctgtctgtctgtctgtctgtctgtctgactctttCTTTGTCAAGCTACAAATACTACTCCTGAGTTACTAATAATCATGACCACTTCTGTTCTCTGGACCTACCcgatccatcctgatgcccaTCCTCATCACTTGGAATCCACTCACAACAGTTTTACCCTCaggtctccatcagtgaacagtaCCAACCAGTGATGAGGAACTTCACCAAAATAGACGTCATGTTATAACTAGAATGAATTTTCTGGTTACACACTTGCACTTTTTGACCGTATAGCACTTTTTGACCGATTATAGAAgggaatgatttataatcacggTATCCGTGTCAAACAGATGTGGATggattcccttttgagtctggttcctcttatgttttcttcctcatatcgtttcagggagttttttctcaccaccatcacctcttgCTTGCTATGGATAAATTTATCAATGTAAAACGTATATAACATcgatttatatattattgtaaagGTGCTTTGTGAATGTTAAAAGCTATACAAATAGAACGgaattgaaattaaaatgatagaaaaactgaaatatacCTCTTACTAATGGAATGAAACACATCTTTTTCAATACAGGGACATCTGGGGACACCGGAGGCTCAGccatcagcagtgtgtgtgatcttaGTGCCGTGGACATAATAGTGGTTTTCCCTTGTGGACGAATCACTCAGGTGCAGGAGAGACAGATGACCACTCATATAGAGGACAATGTCCATGTTTTTGCAGGTGAGAAAATTAATTTCTCCCTTATGTCCTGTTTGGGTAAAAATGTTCTCAAATTTGTCCCGGTCAGTGTTTTGGTAGATCTCAGTACTTGGCAAGGTCTCATGTGCAGACATATTCATTAATATCATGCCAAGGGGCAATTTTAATTAAGCAGCCTGTTTACCTACAGGCATGTTTATGGGATCTGGGGAAAAAACTGGAGAATCCTGAGAAGTGCAATGCAAAGATTAGttcattttaacattaatttaatttatgtaaaattgtaaaatgaacACTTGATTTGTGATCTTTGTATAAATAGAAAACACAAAGGTTATTTCAATCCCTGGCCACATAACCGCCACATGACCTGTCCTCACCTGCCGTCGTGAACATACCCGAGCTTTTTTGTCTATAGTCTCATCCAttattctctcatttcttttatGCACCTCTCTTTGTGCTGCACTTAAAGCGGACGGAAGTTCGGATGAAATCGACGTGCCTTTGAGGAAGCTGTTTGCCGATCGAGACTTGGTGAATCGCTACGGTCTGATGAGCCTGAACTCAGTGAACTGGTCACGCATTCTGGTGCAGCTCTCTCATTTTATATACGCCTACCTGCAACTGAGCGGAGTTCAGTATACAGACGGAGACACACTACCCGCTGTGGAGGTAGTGGTGCCCACAGGAGGGGCAGGAAATATCACAGGTACAGACAGTCCAACTGGCATTAAGCCTCTGGAATTGTTTACTGAATTATAATAACAGTCAAacaagaggtgtgtgtgggaataTGAAGGCTTCCACCGTGATGTCTCTGAAGTCAAATATCATATCAGGAAGCAAATCAAGGCCAGTATGTATTATTAGGTTACCATTATACGGCTACTAACCCTGAAATCAATTAGACAAGATGGAATAAAATATCTTTGAGGAAATTAGAGCATTGCTTATGAGCCACGTATAACAGTGACAGATACGTGTATGTTCCTTCAGAACTAGTGCAGGATTATGTGCAAACACTTGATTTGAACATGATTCGATGCTCTAGTGTTTACAAAGTAACCTGTCACTATACTGAGTCACCAGTAGGCGTTTCTAACACTGGTTGgcatagtaataatgtttag includes the following:
- the thnsl2 gene encoding threonine synthase-like 2, whose product is MQYCSTRGGVRGWDFRDVLFSGYAPDGGMFMPETIPSISPATLRSWCSLSYRQLVCEVCSLFISEQLIPKHDLEDLISGALSQFSVPDTVKLVQLKGSLSVLELFHGKTLAFKDLAMTCTTRFLEYFLRKDHRRAIILVGTSGDTGGSAISSVCDLSAVDIIVVFPCGRITQVQERQMTTHIEDNVHVFAADGSSDEIDVPLRKLFADRDLVNRYGLMSLNSVNWSRILVQLSHFIYAYLQLSGVQYTDGDTLPAVEVVVPTGGAGNITAGCIVKHMGVPLHLVAMVNSNDIVHRAVQSGDFSMTDSVKQTLAPAIDIQDPYNMERVFWLLSGKDGALVKRMMEQFQDTHTLSLPETLHKKLCSVMRSGSVSDEGIIEVIKRCWEENQYLVCPHTAVGVWHHFHHPVRHGENRCCIATASPAKFLEAVQKADLTIDLPDVVKQLETKETRYKHLEQSENWERALRERIEAIGSARQQGALFYTL